The Tautonia plasticadhaerens nucleotide sequence CTCCTCCTCGGCGTAGCCGGGCAGCTCCAGGACCTCCATCCGGTCCAGCAGCGGCTGGGGGATCGACTCCAGCATGTTCGCCGTGGCGATGAACATGATCTTGGAGAGGTCGAAGTCGATGTCCAGGTAGTTGTCGCGGAAGGTGGCGTTCTGCTCCGGGTCGAGGACCTCGAGCAGGGCGGCGGAGGGGTCGCCCCGGAAGTCGGCGCCGAGCTTGTCGACCTCGTCGAGCATGAACACGGGGTTATTCGTCCCGGCCTTGCGGAGGCCCTGGATGATCCGGCCCGGCATGGCGGCGACGTAGGTGCGGCGGTGGCCCCGGATCTCGGCCTCGTCGTGGATGCCCCCCAGGCTGATCCGGACGAACTCCCGCCCCATCGCCCGGGCGATCGACCGGCCGAGGCTGGTCTTGCCGGTGCCGGGGGGGCCGGCGAAGCAGAGGATCGGCCCCTTCATGTCCTTCTTCAGCTTGCGGACGGCGAGGTATTCGAGGATCCGCTCCTTGATCTTCTCCAGGTCGAAGTGGTCCTCGTCGAGCACGACGCGGGCCTGCTTCAGGTCGAGGTGGTCCTTGCTCGCCTTCGCCCAGGGGAGGCTGGCCAGCCAGTCGACGTAGGTGCGGACGATCGAGTACTCGGCCGAGCTGGGGTGCATGCCGGAGAGGCGGTCGATCTCCCGTCGGGCCTCGCCCCGGGCCTCGGGCGGCAGCTTGGCGCGGCGGATCTTCCGCTCCAGCTCCCGGGCCTCGGCGGCCTCCGGCTCCATCTCGCCGAGTTCCTCCTGGATCGCCTTGAGCTGCTGGCGGAGGAAGTGCTCGCGCTGGGCCCGGGTGATCTCCGAGCCGACCTGGTTCTGGATCTTGGTCGACAGCTCCATGACGTTCAGGTGGCGGGTCAGGAACTGGCCGAGCGTCATCAGCCGGGCCTTCACGTCCAGCTCGGCCAGCAGCGCCTGCTTCTCCTCGATCGAGAACGGCAGGCTGGAGCCGAGCAGGTCGGCCAGCCGGGCGGGGTCCCGGGTGTTCATCGCCGCGACCTGCAACTCCTCCGGCACGTTGTCGCTCAGCCGGTTGAACAGGCCGTTGATCAGGTGGACCAGGGCGTCGAGCTCCTCCCCCCGCTCGGCCTGCTCGTCCATCGGCGCGATCCGGCCGACGAGGTACGGGTCGGCGCGTTCCAGCGCCGTCAGGCGGGCGCGGACGAGCCCCTGGCAGACGATCCGGGTCGACCCGTCGGGGAACTTCAGCATCTTCAGGATCGAGCCGACGCAGATCGTCGGGTACAGGTCCTCGGGCCCGGGCTCCTCGGCCTCCGGCGACTTCTGCGTCGCCAGGCCGATCAGGCGGTCGCCGCCGGAGGCGTAGACCTCGTCGATCAGCTTCATCCCGGCCGACCGGTTGACCACCAGCGGGACGACCGTCTGCGGGAAGACGACGTCGGCGCGCAGGGGGAGCACCGGCAGCCGGTCTGGCAGGACCGGCCCCTGCTCCTCCAGGTCCGGCACGGCCAGGGCCCGGCCCTCGGCGGTCGACTCGTCGGCGGCGGCGGGATCCGGCTTCGGCCCGGCGGTCGTCTTCGACTTGCGTTTGCTCATCGTCTCGTCGCAACCCGTCCCCATCGACGCCCGGAGCCTCGGCCCGGGCTCAAAGCGTCCGATTCTCGGCCAATCCCCGGCCGATTGGAAGGGCGTCCTCCGCTCCTGGGTTCCGTGGGACATCCCGTTGGGACGTCGTCGCGTCCAGACCCAGCAGCCAACAACCATGTCCGACACTCCGGACCCCGGCGAGCGTGGCCGCTTCTCCTCCCATCGCAAGACCGCAGCCGTCCTCCGCCTCCTCCGCAGCGAATACCTGGAACTCCTCTCTCGTGAACTCGGCGTCACCGCCGCCACGCGCTCCCAATGGCGGGACGATTTCCTGGCCGGCGGCCAGGCCGCGCTGAAGATCCGACCGACCGACGATCGCGACGAGGAGATCACCCGGCTGCGCTCCAAGGTCGGCGAGTTGACGATGGACAACGAGTTGCTGCTCCAGCGGTGCCGGGCCGCCCCCCCTTTCGTCCCGAGGAGGCGGAGGCCGTAGGCCAGGCCGTCTCCCCCTCTACCGGACGACGCTAGGGGCTGGCCCGCGTCTGCCGCGACTGGGACCTACCCCGCTCGACGCCCTACTTCCAGCGACATCAGCGGTGCATGCCCGTCGAGCACCGGCCGGAACCGAAGAGGCGAGGCCCGCTCGGCCCCTGCTCGGACGCGGAACTCGTCGGCCACATCCGGCGCACCCTCACCGAGTCGCCGTTCCACGGTGAGGGATGCCGCAAGGTCTGGGCCAGGCTCCGTCACCAGGGCATTCGGACCTCCAAAGAGCGCGTCCTGCGACTGATGCGCGAGCACGGACTCCAGGCCCCACAGCGGGTCGGCCATCCCCACGGCCCGAGGGCTCACGATGGCACGATCACCACCGATCGGCCCGATGAGCTTTGGGGCACCGACATGACCACCACGGTGACGACCGGGGGGGGTCAGGTCTGCGTCTTCGTCGCTGTCGACCATTGCACGGCGGAGTGTGTCGGTACCCACGCCTCGAAGTCGGGCACCCGCTTCGAGGCGCTGGAGCCGGTCCGCCAGGGTGCGCGCGGCCCTGCGTGAGTTGCGGCGGCGGTACAACGAGCAATGGCTCGTCGAACGCCACGGCTACCGGACGCCATCGCAGGCCCGATCGGACGCAAGTCGCAGGAGCAATCCTTTGGAGACCAACACGAGGGGCCGTAGAGTGGGTTGATCGGGTCGGCCGTCCTCACGGCGTTTCGATCTGTTCCCGCCGCGTGGGCAGGGGGCCCTCATGGGAGATTCGCAACCTCGAGACCGAGAGGCGATCGGGGCCGGGGGGGCCGAGCCCGAGGCGACGGTGGACCTCGGGACGAGTGGGCCCCCCGACACGCCCGGGGCCTCCCACGTCGGTCGGATCGATCCGGGTCAGGCTACCGGGGGTGTGACCCTCGCGCACGAAACCTCCGCCGGCGCGACCGGGGTCGGGGACGCGACCCCCGCCGACCCAACCGACTCCCCCTCGAGTCGACGCCCCGCGCCACTGATCGCCGGCTACGAGATCGAAGGCGAACTCGGCCGCGGCGCCATGGGCGTCGTCTATCGGGCGCGGCAGGTCCGCTTGAACCGCCCCTGTGCCCTGAAGGTGATCCTGGCCGGCGCCCACGCCGACCCCGCCACCGCGGTCCGCTTCCTGGGCGAGGCGGAGGCCGTCGCCAAGCTCCAGCACTCCAACATCGTCCAGATCCACCACATCGGCGAGGCCGACGGCCTGCCGTTCCTCGAGTTGGAGTACCTTCCTGGCGGCAGCCTGGACCGGCGGCTCGACGGCACCCCCTGGCCGGCGCGACGGGCGACGACGCTGGTCGAGGCGCTGGCCCGCGGCGTCGCCGAGGCGCACCGGCTGGGGGTCGTCCACCGCGACCTGAAGCCCTCGAACATCCTGATCGCCGCCGCCGGCACGCCCAAGGTCGCCGACTTCGGCCTGGCCAAGTGCCTGGGCGTCGTGTCGGGCCTGACGGCCACCGAGTCGATCCTGGGATCGCCCAGCTACATGGCGCCGGAGCAGGCCGAGGGGAAGGCCAAGCAGGCGGGCCCGCTCGCCGATGTCTATGCGCTG carries:
- the lon gene encoding endopeptidase La, translated to MSKRKSKTTAGPKPDPAAADESTAEGRALAVPDLEEQGPVLPDRLPVLPLRADVVFPQTVVPLVVNRSAGMKLIDEVYASGGDRLIGLATQKSPEAEEPGPEDLYPTICVGSILKMLKFPDGSTRIVCQGLVRARLTALERADPYLVGRIAPMDEQAERGEELDALVHLINGLFNRLSDNVPEELQVAAMNTRDPARLADLLGSSLPFSIEEKQALLAELDVKARLMTLGQFLTRHLNVMELSTKIQNQVGSEITRAQREHFLRQQLKAIQEELGEMEPEAAEARELERKIRRAKLPPEARGEARREIDRLSGMHPSSAEYSIVRTYVDWLASLPWAKASKDHLDLKQARVVLDEDHFDLEKIKERILEYLAVRKLKKDMKGPILCFAGPPGTGKTSLGRSIARAMGREFVRISLGGIHDEAEIRGHRRTYVAAMPGRIIQGLRKAGTNNPVFMLDEVDKLGADFRGDPSAALLEVLDPEQNATFRDNYLDIDFDLSKIMFIATANMLESIPQPLLDRMEVLELPGYAEEEKVLIAQRFLIPKQLEGHGLTGKHLSIGDDAVRRVIADYTREAGLRNLERELAAICRKVARRRAEGQKAGTAVGADDVPSYLGPPKHFREVAARTGVPGVATGLAWTPTGGEILFIEATGMPGKGGLTLTGLLGESMKESAQAAMSYLKTHTKQLGIDQARFARTDVHIHVPAGAVPKDGPSAGVAIAAALISLFRDEPIHRDLAMTGELTLTGRVLPVGGVKEKVLGARRAGITSVLLPRYNEKDLVDLPEEVKADLTFRGVESLDDVVSALFAKPSKRPAKPKSGATRPGKPPGSKGAGVPRRASQ